In Cyprinus carpio isolate SPL01 chromosome B7, ASM1834038v1, whole genome shotgun sequence, a genomic segment contains:
- the LOC109105508 gene encoding lysophosphatidylcholine acyltransferase 2, with product MPAVPQRVFALPRQHSLLLPAVINPFVNDLKLTKADTIKCFLLGIILVPLRGIFLLLVLMFMWPVSVMITFRQSLKGAVEPMTGWRRFMHKRVMTFLSRLYFFGMGFRVVVKGKQASSVEAPILAVAPHSSFFDAIVCIETGLPSTVSRSESLEAPIFGRFLRCVQPVLVSRKDPDSRRNTILEIERRAKSGGHWPQVLIFPEGTCTNRSCLITFKQGAFVPGVPVQPVLIRYPNKLDTVTWTWQGPKSARLLLLTLCQLYTTVEVEFLPPQIPTEMEKKCPFKFAQSVRAVMAESLGLPVTDHTYEDCRLMIAAGELTLPMEAGLVEFTKISRKLELKWDNVKKELESFANIACSCKGGRITIEEFAGFLKLPVSPALQELFALFDRNGDGTIDFREYVIGVTVLCRPANNEEVIQTIFKLFDIDEDNCITQEEFSGLLRSALGVCDLDVHSLFKEIDADGSGHITYDEFCSFALTHPEYAKLFTTYIELQRYQGLQGEELDFDASLSHCCTASHNNHQEDSTSDKKDD from the exons ATGCCCGCTGTTCCGCAGAGAGTGTTCGCGCTGCCCAGACAGCATTCCCTGCTGCTGCCCGCCGTCATCAACCCTTTCGTTAACGACCTTAAGTTAACTAAAGCCGATACAATCAAA TGTTTTCTTCTGGGAATCATCCTTGTGCCGCTCCGTGGCATTTTCTTGCTTCTCGTTCTCATGTTCATGTGGCCGGTTTCTGTCATGATAACATTCAGACAGTCTCTGAAAGGAGCAGTGGAGCCCATGACTGGCTGGAGAAG GTTCATGCACAAAAGAGTGATGACCTTTCTAAGCCGGCTGTATTTCTTCGGCATGGGCTTCAGGGTTGTGGTGAAGGGGAAGCAGGCCAGCAGTGTAGAGGCCCCTATTCTAGCTGTGGCCCCCCACTCTTCTTTCTTTGATGCCATTGTCTGTATTGAAACTGGTCTACCCTCTACTGTATCCCGTTCAGAGTCCCTGGAAGCACCGATCTTTGGCA GGTTTTTGCGCTGTGTGCAGCCAGTGCTTGTTTCACGCAAAGATCCAGACTCTCGTAGAAACACTATCCTTGAGATTGAGCGGAGAGCAAAGTCAGGAGGACACTGGCCACAG gttCTTATTTTCCCTGAAGGAACATGTACAAACAGATCATGTCTCATTACCTTTAAACAAG GTGCCTTTGTCCCAGGAGTCCCAGTACAGCCTGTTCTGATCAGATACCCAAATAAGTTG GACACAGTTACATGGACATGGCAGGGTCCAAAATC GGCCAGACTACTGCTGCTCACACTCTGTCAGCTCTATACTACAGTGGAGGTTGAG tttctGCCCCCTCAAATTCCTACTGAGATGGAGAAAAAGTGTCCTTTCAAGTTTGCTCAGTCAGTGAGAGCTGTAATGGCTGA GTCTCTGGGCCTACCGGTCACAGACCACACCTACGAAGATTGTCGTCTGATGATTGCAGCTGGAGAACTGACCCTGCCTATGGAGGCAGGTCTCGTGGAGTTTACCAAGATTAGCAGGAAACTGGA ATTAAAATGGGACAATGTGAAGAAGGAATTGGAGAGTTTTGCCAACATAGCCTGTTCTTGCAAAGGCGGCAGGATCACAATTGAGGAGTTTGCCGGCTTTCTCAAACTGCCTGTCAGCCCAGCTCTACAGGAGCTCTTCGCTCTGTTTGACAGG AATGGTGATGGCACCATTGATTTCAGAGAGTATGTCATTGGTGTCACAGTTCTGTGCCGCCCTGCTAATAATGAAGAAGTCATTCAGACTATTTTTAAG CTGTTTGACATTGATGAGGACAACTGCATCACACAAGAGGAGTTTAGCGGTTTGCTGCGTTCTGCTCTTGGAGTGTGTGATCTTGACGTCCACAGCCTCTTCAAAGAAATTGATGCAGATGGATCAGGACACATAACTTATG ATGAGTTTTGTTCCTTCGCTCTCACCCACCCAGAGTATGCCAAGCTCTTCACCACCTACATCGAGCTACAGCGTTACCAGGGTCTCCAGGGGGAGGAGTTAGATTTTGATGCCAGTTTGTCTCACTGCTGTACTGCTTCTCATAATAACCACCAAGAGGACAGTACCTCTGATAAGAAAGATGACTGA
- the LOC109105509 gene encoding 72 kDa type IV collagenase-like — translation MMCFKFFSCRQIVLKVFLVQFLASLQTFAAPSPIIKFPGDDTSFTDKEVALHYLNKFYGCPKESCNLMVLKDTLKKMQKFFALPETGEIDQKTVEIMKKPRCGVPDVANYNFFHRKPKWGQKNVTYRILGHTPDLDEETIDDAFFRAFKVWSDVTPLKFTRIMDGEADIMINFGRNEHGDGYPFDGKDGLLAHAFAPGPGTGGDSHFDDDELWTLGEGQVVKVKYGNAEGEFCKFPFLFMGKEYNSCTSQGRDDGYLWCSTTYNFDEDGKYGFCPHELLFTLSGNADGAPCKFPFTFQGEKYDSCTTSGRDDGYRWCATTEDYDRDKTYGFCPETAMSTVGGNSEGAPCVFPYKFLGNTYDSCTTSGRSDGKMWCAVTKSFDDDRKWGFCPDQGYSLFLVAAHEFGHALGLEHSEDPGALMAPVYTFTKTLRLSNDDVKGIQELYGVPTDKPLPTELPPVTPMDVCNENIIFDAVAQIRGEIFFFTDRFLFRTADVRKKPTGPMLVATFWSELPEKIDAAYENPLEEKTVFFAGDEMWVYSASTLERDYPKKISSMGLPSDLHRIDAAYSFHKNKKTYLFAGNKFWRYNEAKKKMDPGYPKIIADSWSAVPDDLDAAVSLNSDGHSYFFKDSHYLKMDDNALKIVKVGDIKKDWLRC, via the exons ATGAtgtgctttaagtttttcagCTGTAGGCAAATTGTCCTTAAAGTTTTCCTCGTACAGTTTCTTGCTTCCTTGCAAACTTTTGCTGCGCCCTCACCCATCATAAAGTTTCCAGGCGATGATACTTCTTTCACAGACAAAGAAGTGGCTCTG CACTACTTAAATAAGTTCTATGGCTGCCCAAAAGAGAGTTGTAATCTGATGGTGCTGAAGGACACATTGAAGAAGATGCAGAAGTTTTTTGCTTTACCTGAGACAGGAGAGATTGACCAGAAGACAGTAGAGATCATGAAGAAACCACGATGTGGAGTTCCTGATGTGGCCAATTACAATTTCTTTCACAGGAAGCCCAAGTGGGGACAGAAAAACGTTACCTACAG GATCTTAGGGCACACCCCAGATCTGGATGAAGAAACTATTGATGATGCTTTCTTTCGTGCATTTAAAGTCTGGAGTGATGTCACACCTCTGAAATTCACCAGGATCATGGATGGAGAAGCTGACATCATGATTAACTTCGGCCGAAATG AACATGGTGATGGTTACCCATTTGATGGGAAGGATGGTCTTCTGGCTCATGCCTTTGCTCCTGGACCTGGTACTGGAGGAGACTCTCACTTTGATGATGATGAGCTGTGGACATTGGGAGAGGGACAAG TGGTAAAGGTGAAGTATGGCAATGCAGAAGGGGAGTTCTGTAAGTTTCCATTTTTGTTCATGGGTAAAGAATACAACAGCTGCACCTCTCAGGGTCGAGATGATGGGTATCTGTGGTGCTCTACCACATACAATTTTGATGAAGATGGAAAGTATGGATTCTGTCCTCATGAGC TCCTTTTCACACTGAGTGGAAATGCAGATGGAGCTCCTTGTAAGTTCCCCTTCACATTTCAGGGGGAAAAATATGATAGTTGCACCACCTCAGGCCGGGATGATGGGTACCGTTGGTGTGCCACTACCGAAGATTATGACCGTGACAAGACTTATGGATTCTGTCCTGAGACAG CCATGTCAACGGTTGGAGGAAATTCAGAAGGTGCACCCTGTGTCTTCCCCTATAAATTTCTGGGCAACACTTATGACTCCTGCACCACGTCGGGACGCAGCGATGGGAAGATGTGGTGTGCCGTCACCAAAAGCTTTGATGACGACCGCAAGTGGGGCTTTTGTCCTGACCAAG GCTACAGTCTATTCCTGGTGGCGGCCCATGAGTTTGGGCATGCCTTGGGTTTGGAGCACTCTGAGGACCCTGGAGCTCTCATGGCGCCCGTCTACACATTCACCAAAACCTTGAGGTTGTCTAATGATGACGTTAAAGGCATCCAGGAGCTCTATG GTGTACCAACGGACAAACCATTGCCCACTGAACTCCCTCCGGTCACGCCGATGGATGTATGTAATGAAAACATCATATTTGATGCTGTAGCCCAGATCAGAGGAGAGATCTTCTTCTTTACAGACAG ATTCCTCTTCAGGACTGCGGATGTCAGGAAGAAGCCAACAGGGCCCATGCTGGTGGCTACATTTTGGAGTGAACTTCCGGAGAAGATTGACGCAGCTTATGAGAATCCTCTAGAGGAGAAGACGGTCTTCTTTGCAG GTGATGAGATGTGGGTATATTCTGCCAGTACTCTGGAGAGAGACTATCCCAAGAAGATCTCCAGCATGGGTCTTCCTTCAGATTTGCATAGAATTGATGCTGCCTACTCTTTCCACAAGAACAAGAAGACTTACTTATTTGCTGGAAACAAGTTCTGGAG ATACAATGAAGCCAAGAAAAAGATGGATCCAGGCTACCCTAAAATTATTGCAGATTCTTGGAGTGCTGTCCCTGATGACCTAGATGCTGCTGTCAGCCTTAATAGTGATG gtCACAGCTACTTCTTCAAAGACTCCCACTATCTCAAAATGGATGACAATGCTCTGAAAATTGTCAAAGTTGGGGATATCAAAAAGGACTGGCTACGTTGCTAA